One segment of Salvia miltiorrhiza cultivar Shanhuang (shh) unplaced genomic scaffold, IMPLAD_Smil_shh original_scaffold_306, whole genome shotgun sequence DNA contains the following:
- the LOC131004067 gene encoding mechanosensitive ion channel protein 10-like — protein MDDTTTSSDHHVIHFMDDLNQNHNDKPHPHQTNNRASEANKLRRLSFSKPKSRFGEFSPLETLNEATSPTDDDDDSDGSVTTDDDDDDDRAPASSSRRRKNKKAVKINWRILVEWILFILISTSLVSSLTIPSLKAKLSCGLESWRWCLMILVTFSGRLVSGWIMRVCVFLVERNFMLREKVLYFVYGLRKSIQNCVWLGLVLLSWTFIFNAKLHKNNRLLKKLFQGLVAVLIAATIWLVKIILVKVLASSFHVATYFDRMKESVFQHYVLDTLSGPPMDAAAYEAAHEPSVGSRSMPARMREARVLSRRFGTRKIDMEKLRKLSMQNTASAWTIKRLVNYVRFFGLSTISKTVDQLGGTGSEITSEWEARNCAKRIFKHVAKPGAKYIEEEDLMRFLKRVEIHTIFPLFEGALETGKISKPAFRNWVVRAYYERKSLAHSLNDTKTAVQQLHKIASAIVSMIIVVVTVLVMGLASTKVIAFIITQLLLVGFTFQNMCKTVFESIVFVFVMHPFDIGDRCVIDGVQLIVEEMNILTTVFLRYDNEKIYYPNSVLITKPISNFYRSPEMSDAINFSIDVSTPMDTIITLKKSIQTYIESKPNYWNPKHSIIVKEIENLDKLKMALCVQHTINHQNYGDRNIRITELFLELKKIFENLNMKYHLLPQEIHLTQVNMNY, from the exons atggatgATACAACAACGTCTTCTGATCATCACGTCATTCATTTCATGGATGATCTAAACCAAAACCACAACGACAAGCCCCACCCCCACCAAACCAACAACCGTGCCTCCGAAGCAAACAAACTACGTCGTTTAAGCTTCTCCAAACCCAAATCCCGCTTCGGCGAGTTCTCCCCCCTCGAAACCCTCAACGAAGCCACTTCCCCCaccgacgacgacgacgacagCGACGGCAGCGTCACCaccgacgacgacgacgacgacgatcGCGCCCCCGCGTCGTCGTCGAGGCGGAGGAAGAACAAGAAGGCGGTGAAGATCAATTGGAGAATCCTCGTGGAGTGGATCCTCTTCATCCTCATCTCCACCAGCCTCGTCTCCTCCCTCACCATCCCATCCCTGAAGGCGAAGCTCTCCTGCGGCCTGGAGTCGTGGCGGTGGTGCCTCATGATCCTCGTGACCTTCAGCGGCCGCCTCGTCTCCGGCTGGATCATGCGCGTGTGCGTCTTCCTGGTGGAGCGCAACTTCATGCTGCGGGAGAAGGTGCTCTACTTCGTGTACGGCCTGCGGAAGAGCATCCAGAACTGCGTGTGGCTGGGCCTCGTGCTCCTCTCCTGGACCTTCATCTTCAACGCCAAGCTGCACAAGAACAACCGCCTGCTCAAGAAGCTCTTCCAGGGGCTCGTGGCGGTGCTCATCGCCGCCACCATCTGGCTCGTCAAGATCATCCTCGTCAAGGTGCTCGCCTCCTCCTTCCACGTCGCCACCTACTTCGACCGCATGAAGGAGAGCGTGTTCCAGCACTACGTGCTCGACACGCTCTCCGGCCCGCCCATGGACGCCGCCGCCTACGAGGCCGCGCACGAGCCGAGCGTGGGGTCGCGGTCCATGCCGGCGAGGATGAGGGAGGCGAGGGTTCTGTCGAGGAGGTTCGGGACGAGGAAGATAGACATGGAGAAGCTGAGGAAGCTGAGCATGCAGAACACGGCGTCGGCGTGGACCATAAAGAGGCTGGTGAACTACGTGAGGTTTTTCGGGCTGTCGACGATTTCGAAGACGGTGGATCAGTTGGGCGGGACGGGATCGGAGATTACCAGTGAATGGGAGGCGAGGAATTGTGCTAAGAGGATCTTCAAGCATGTTGCTAAACCTGGGGCCAA ATACATTGAGGAGGAAGATCTGATGAGATTCTTGAAGCGAGTTGAGATTCATACCATATTCCCACTCTTCGAAGGTGCACTCGAAACTGGCAAGATCTCCAAACCTGCCTTCAGAAATTGGGTG GTGCGGGCTTACTATGAACGGAAATCTCTAGCACATTCCTTAAACGACACGAAGACAGCAGTGCAGCAGCTTCACAAAATAGCTAGCGCCATCGTCAGTATGATCATAGTAGTGGTAACCGTGTTGGTGATGGGGCTGGCTTCGACGAAAGTAATAGCGTTCATCATAACTCAGCTCCTACTCGTGGGATTCACCTTCCAGAACATGTGCAAGACCGTGTTTGAGTCCATTGTCTTCGTGTTTGTGATGCATCCATTTGACATAGGAGACCGATGTGTGATTGACGGTGTCCAG CTGATTGTGGAAGAGATGAACATACTAACAACAGTGTTCCTCCGATATGACAATGAGAAAATCTACTATCCTAATTCAGTCTTGATCACGAAACCAATTAGCAACTTCTACAGAAGCCCGGAAATGAGTGACGCAATCAATTTCAGCATTGACGTCTCCACACCAATGGACACGATAATCACACTCAAGAAATCAATACAAAC GTACATCGAGAGCAAGCCAAACTATTGGAACCCCAAACATTCAATCATAGTGAAGGAGATAGAGAATTTGGACAAACTGAAGATGGCTTTATGCGTGCAACACACAATCAACCATCAGAACTATGGAGATCGGAACATCAGAATAACAGAACTGTTCCTCGAGTTGAAGAAGATCTTCGAAAACCTCAATATGAAATACCATCTTCTACCTCAGGAGATTCATCTCACACAAGTCAACATGAACTATTGA
- the LOC131004068 gene encoding probable methyltransferase PMT20 has product MKHKDGKPILQHDKNSRKVPMAIMFVVLCGFSFYLGGIFCSEKDRYAANGVAKAVENPKEKAAVPASGALQMKAVKFNECPADFQDYTPCTDPKRWKKFSLYRLSFMERHCPPVFEKKDCLVPPPDGYKLPIRWPKSKDECWYRNVPYDWINKQKSNQHWLKKEGEKFLFPGGGTMFPNGVSEYVDLMQDLIPGMKDGTVRTAIDTGCGVASWGGDLLDRGILTVSLAPRDNHEAQVQFALERGIPAVLGIISTQRLPFPSSSFDMAHCSRCLIPWTEFGGIYLLEVHRILRPGGFWVLSGPPVNYENHWRGWNTTIEDQKTDYEKLQELLTSMCFKLYNKKDDIAVWQKLSDSSCYKKLEAPDTYPPKCDDGTEPDSAWYTPIRPCVVVPDQKYKKIALKSLAKWPERLHTAPERVSDVRGGSDGAFKHDDSKWKTRAKHYKKLVPAIGTDKIRNVMDMNTLYGGFAAALVDYPLWVMNTVSSYSSNTLGVVYDRGLIGTYHDWCEAFSTYPRTYDLLHLDGLFTAESHRCEMKYVLLEMDRILRPNGYAIIRESSYFVDAVATLAKGMKWGCRKEETEYGVEQEKILICQKKLWYSSKQSSR; this is encoded by the exons ATGAAGCACAAGGATGGAAAACCAATTCTTCAGCATGATAAGAATTCTAGGAAAGTTCCAATGGCCATAATGTTTGTGGTGCTGTGTGGATTTTCATTCTATCTGGGTGGAATATTCTGTTCGGAGAAGGACAGGTATGCAGCTAACGGCGTTGCTAAGGCGGTCGAGAATCCAAAGGAAAAGGCTGCAGTGCCTGCttcaggtgcactgcaaatgaAAGCTGTGAAGTTCAATGAATGCCCTGCTGATTTCCAGGATTACACCCCGTGCACGGATCCTAAG AGGTGGAAGAAGTTCAGCCTCTACCGGCTTTCCTTTATGGAGCGCCATTGCCCTCCGGTGTTTGAGAAGAAGGATTGCTTAGTTCCGCCTCCGGATGGTTATAAGTTGCCTATTAGATGGCCGAAGAGCAAGGATGAATGTTGGTACAG GAATGTGCCGTATGACTGGATCAACAAACAGAAATCGAACCAGCATTGGTTGAAAAAGGAAGGGGAGAAGTTCCTTTTTCCGGGCGGTGGCACTATGTTCCCCAACGGTGTCAGTGAGTACGTTGATTTGATGCAGGACTTGATTCCTGGAATGAAAGATGGGACAGTTCGGACAGCAATTGATACTGGATGTGGG GTGGCTAGCTGGGGTGGTGATTTACTAGACCGCGGTATTCTCACAGTCTCTCTGGCCCCTAGAGATAACCACGAAGCCCAAGTTCAGTTTGCTCTAGAACGTGGAATTCCTGCAGTTCTAGGCATCATATCAACACAGAGACTTCCTTTCCCCTCCAGCTCTTTCGACATGGCACACTGCTCTCGATGCCTCATTCCATGGACTGAATTCG GTGGAATCTACCTCTTAGAGGTGCACCGTATCCTCCGGCCTGGTGGTTTCTGGGTGCTTTCTGGGCCACCAGTAAACTACGAGAACCATTGGAGAGGATGGAATACCACCATTGAAGACCAGAAAACAGATTACGAGAAGTTGCAAGAGCTGCTAACATCAATGTGTTTCAAATTGTACAACAAGAAAGATGACATTGCTGTCTGGCAGAAATTATCCGACAGTAGCTGCTACAAGAAGCTCGAGGCCCCGGATACGTACCCCCCAAAGTGTGACGACGGTACTGAACCGGATTCAGCTTGGTACACTCCTATCCGGCCCTGTGTCGTTGTTCCTGACCAGAAGTACAAGAAAATAGCACTGAAATCCCTTGCCAAATGGCCCGAGCGGTTGCACACTGCCCCCGAGCGCGTCTCTGATGTCCGTGGTGGCAGCGATGGCGCTTTCAAGCACGACGACAGCAAATGGAAGACGAGGGCGAAGCACTACAAGAAGCTGGTCCCTGCAATTGGAACTGATAAGATCAGAAATGTGATGGACATGAACACACTGTATGGAGGCTTTGCTGCTGCTTTGGTCGATTATCCATTGTGGGTGATGAACACCGTCTCCTCCTACTCTTCCAACACACTTGGCGTTGTCTACGACAGAGGCCTGATTGGAACTTATCACGACTG GTGCGAAGCTTTCTCAACTTATCCTCGTACATACGATCTTCTTCACCTAGATGGCCTCTTCACTGCTGAAAGCCATAG GTGTGAGATGAAGTATGTTCTGCTGGAGATGGACCGGATTCTCCGTCCCAACGGGTATGCTATCATCCGGGAATCAAGCTACTTCGTGGACGCTGTGGCAACGCTAGCTAAAGGGATGAAATGGGGTTGTCGGAAGGAAGAAACGGAGTATGGCGTGGAGCAGGAGAAGATCTTGATCTGCCAGAAGAAGCTGTGGTATTCATCTAAGCAGAGCTCAAGATGA